The Arsenophonus apicola genome window below encodes:
- a CDS encoding S-type pyocin domain-containing protein translates to MKITHTPISYPSYLNEDKNKTEKDENNPANTPSSYEVAPEKSDEESRGNTGFQPDYLLHQQRQKERILSTVDNQKKRVKRGADDVIVVRASPVTPLNPLSGFSSLENLYPTFGNPAFDYAIKQEAFMKGKLNEEENHARTLLKKPNSLAIIGNSAQIAPVLSSAGAGSLVLANPSGVSLLNQFTNAINTLNASASRLLSSAAANLAPLSAAADTAAMAVSRGFVVASILYPPKAGEGSDLAQGKTLDQFLSLSIPAKTIGLNDKQQLHQATTTGEIALPVRGRLVMSNDKVEVMAVRPQNATPVKVISAVKDAASGLYVHSLPKTNAQSASIQVVTAPSITSSLEGQPPLVSSLPRTPVSVRSPFSDATQISASGAIPFQDAILVYPEAANMEPVYVMYGARSQNTIEQAQKGLAIANQSLATLNRQYQTELAALNKLKATPEGRTLSNPAKYPLTYQQSSQQLSKTQRIIAIKDKSLVDILLGKGISAYSTEVMKRENSKASFNNVPGIVITKDAYENLGRRLLDTNKKISQQTTRLQTFASSRQQAQARIRAAEAKLKNELNQLLTTNQGIKSPNNPYYPPPATQLLTDYLGLQASPAKTPLDDGVSQKPRWTNTTGDTIYEWNSLNGSLETYKPGHWETEIGKGGKEARVWVVESVINPATGLYGITLPDEQGNQGRTILISPINAPGTQGLGPLLHPENNRW, encoded by the coding sequence ATGAAAATAACCCACACGCCGATTAGTTATCCATCCTATTTAAATGAAGACAAAAACAAAACAGAAAAGGATGAGAATAATCCTGCTAACACCCCCTCATCTTATGAAGTAGCCCCAGAAAAATCCGATGAAGAAAGCAGAGGGAATACCGGGTTTCAGCCTGATTATTTATTGCATCAGCAGCGGCAAAAAGAAAGAATACTCAGTACAGTCGATAATCAGAAAAAAAGAGTAAAACGGGGGGCGGATGACGTTATCGTGGTAAGGGCATCGCCGGTAACCCCCTTAAATCCGTTAAGCGGTTTTTCCAGTCTGGAAAATTTATATCCAACATTTGGTAATCCCGCGTTTGATTATGCTATAAAACAAGAAGCTTTCATGAAGGGGAAGTTAAATGAAGAAGAAAATCATGCCCGCACTTTACTTAAAAAGCCTAATTCATTAGCCATCATCGGTAACTCAGCTCAAATAGCACCGGTTTTGTCTTCTGCTGGTGCCGGCAGTTTGGTATTAGCCAACCCTTCAGGCGTTTCGTTACTCAACCAATTTACTAATGCGATAAATACGCTTAACGCATCGGCTTCTCGTCTGTTATCAAGTGCAGCAGCTAACCTTGCGCCATTAAGTGCGGCAGCGGACACAGCCGCGATGGCGGTATCAAGAGGATTTGTGGTGGCCTCTATTCTTTATCCACCTAAAGCGGGAGAAGGCAGTGATTTAGCACAAGGCAAAACCCTTGACCAGTTCCTCTCTCTTTCTATCCCTGCAAAAACAATTGGCCTTAACGATAAACAACAACTTCACCAGGCCACCACCACCGGTGAAATCGCCTTACCGGTAAGGGGTCGTCTTGTTATGTCCAATGATAAGGTTGAGGTGATGGCAGTGAGACCGCAGAATGCTACCCCGGTTAAAGTCATCTCAGCGGTAAAAGATGCTGCCAGCGGATTATATGTTCATTCTCTGCCAAAGACGAATGCCCAATCCGCAAGCATTCAGGTTGTGACCGCGCCCTCAATAACATCTTCATTGGAGGGGCAGCCACCTTTAGTATCTTCCTTACCTCGCACGCCCGTTTCTGTTCGCTCACCGTTTTCAGACGCCACCCAAATTTCTGCATCAGGCGCCATCCCTTTTCAGGATGCTATTTTAGTTTATCCAGAAGCAGCAAACATGGAGCCGGTGTATGTTATGTATGGCGCGCGCAGTCAAAACACTATCGAGCAGGCGCAAAAAGGATTAGCAATTGCCAATCAGTCGCTCGCGACCCTTAACAGACAATATCAAACTGAACTTGCGGCGCTAAACAAACTTAAAGCAACACCAGAAGGTAGGACGTTATCTAATCCCGCAAAATACCCATTAACCTATCAACAATCATCCCAACAGCTTTCAAAGACACAGCGAATAATTGCCATTAAAGATAAATCTCTCGTTGATATTTTGCTTGGAAAAGGAATAAGCGCCTACTCCACTGAGGTAATGAAAAGAGAAAACAGTAAAGCTTCATTTAACAACGTGCCGGGGATTGTTATTACCAAAGATGCTTATGAAAATCTCGGACGACGTTTATTGGATACTAATAAAAAAATAAGCCAACAGACAACAAGACTGCAAACGTTCGCATCCTCCAGACAGCAGGCGCAAGCACGCATAAGGGCTGCTGAAGCTAAACTTAAAAATGAATTAAACCAACTTTTAACCACGAATCAAGGCATAAAGTCCCCCAATAACCCGTATTATCCGCCGCCGGCCACACAATTACTGACCGATTATTTAGGTTTACAGGCAAGCCCTGCTAAAACCCCACTTGATGATGGCGTGAGTCAAAAACCCCGCTGGACAAATACCACAGGGGATACGATTTATGAGTGGAACTCCCTTAACGGCAGCCTGGAAACCTATAAGCCGGGTCATTGGGAAACAGAAATAGGCAAGGGTGGCAAGGAGGCGCGGGTCTGGGTAGTAGAAAGCGTTATTAACCCCGCCACCGGACTGTATGGTATTACCTTACCTGATGAACAGGGCAACCAGGGAAGAACAATATTAATCAGCCCCATTAACGCCCCAGGTACTCAAGGACTGGGACCATTACTGCACCCTGAAAACAACAGGTGGTAA
- a CDS encoding recombinase family protein, which translates to MFIRAYLRASTEDQFADRAKEMLEQFVQERGHKIASYYRENISGTKLDRPELGRLLMDSHHNDILLVEQIDRLTRLSNSDWMTLKKQIEQHELRIVSLDVPTSWQSLSDKDPSQADPITHAVITAINNMLIDLMAAMSHKDWLSRFQRQKQGIERAHTLGRYRGKQADRERHQKVMYYRQVKKLSIRETADATGYSTSQVCRIQAFYKGVESD; encoded by the coding sequence ATGTTTATCAGAGCTTATTTGAGGGCATCGACGGAAGATCAGTTCGCCGATCGGGCAAAAGAGATGTTGGAGCAGTTCGTCCAGGAACGGGGACATAAAATCGCCAGCTACTACCGGGAGAATATCAGCGGCACAAAACTTGACCGCCCGGAGCTGGGACGTTTACTGATGGACAGTCACCACAATGATATCTTGCTGGTCGAACAGATAGACCGTCTGACCCGTCTGAGCAACAGCGACTGGATGACGCTGAAAAAGCAGATAGAACAACACGAGCTGCGGATTGTTAGTCTTGATGTGCCCACATCATGGCAGTCGCTGTCAGATAAAGATCCTTCGCAGGCGGATCCGATCACCCACGCAGTAATAACCGCTATCAATAACATGCTAATCGACCTGATGGCTGCAATGTCACATAAGGACTGGCTGAGTCGCTTCCAGCGACAAAAACAGGGAATTGAACGGGCACATACGTTGGGTAGATACCGGGGAAAGCAGGCAGATCGGGAACGGCATCAGAAAGTGATGTACTACCGGCAGGTAAAAAAACTCAGCATCCGCGAAACGGCAGACGCGACAGGCTACAGTACTTCCCAGGTTTGTCGCATTCAGGCATTCTATAAAGGCGTTGAGTCTGATTAA
- a CDS encoding colicin E3/pyocin S6 family cytotoxin yields MVILNTGNNQPVKTPIVRVYPNLIPPDVETPVTVPPLENGYQPLYVMFSKIREGVKSAGHDYHKPPSTDEITGFSGLNDEKPKTPRQGGSGERRRWMDSKGRRIYEWDYQHGELEGYRASDGQHIGSFDYKTGIQTKPPVPGRNIKKYL; encoded by the coding sequence GTGGTAATACTTAACACCGGTAACAACCAACCTGTCAAAACCCCCATTGTCAGGGTTTATCCTAATCTCATTCCGCCTGATGTCGAAACACCGGTCACCGTGCCTCCCCTTGAAAACGGTTATCAACCCCTTTATGTGATGTTTAGTAAAATAAGAGAGGGTGTCAAGTCCGCAGGACACGATTACCATAAACCGCCTAGTACAGATGAAATTACAGGTTTTTCTGGGCTTAATGATGAAAAACCTAAAACTCCAAGGCAAGGCGGTTCAGGAGAAAGGCGACGTTGGATGGACTCAAAGGGCCGAAGAATATATGAATGGGACTATCAACACGGTGAGCTAGAAGGTTACAGAGCCAGTGATGGGCAGCATATTGGTAGTTTTGATTACAAAACCGGAATACAAACAAAACCCCCTGTACCTGGGCGAAACATCAAGAAATATCTATAA
- a CDS encoding S-type pyocin domain-containing protein codes for MVILNTGNNQPVKTPIVRVYPNLIPPDVETPVTVPPLENGYQPLYVMFNNHYGETNAKGKYSGRYFHTDRAGGPILNLDWRTAIIDQAGINKVKLHTSRFGDAPENRVMIDRLEKISQGKMQATDIDKRFYTHEIRELERYRNLGIKDGEIPQNKFEVWNNTHTATLEDYRINEKMQPLYTPDAIEASREAEEYK; via the coding sequence GTGGTAATACTTAACACCGGTAACAACCAACCTGTCAAAACCCCCATTGTCAGGGTTTATCCTAATCTCATTCCGCCTGATGTCGAAACACCGGTCACCGTGCCTCCCCTTGAAAACGGTTATCAACCCCTTTATGTGATGTTTAATAATCATTATGGAGAAACTAACGCCAAAGGAAAATATAGTGGTCGATACTTCCACACAGATAGAGCGGGAGGGCCTATTCTTAATTTGGACTGGCGTACTGCAATTATTGACCAGGCTGGCATAAATAAGGTTAAGCTGCACACTAGTCGCTTTGGTGATGCCCCTGAAAATAGAGTAATGATAGATAGATTAGAAAAAATTTCACAAGGGAAAATGCAGGCGACTGATATCGATAAACGATTCTATACTCATGAAATTAGAGAATTGGAGCGCTACAGGAATCTTGGAATTAAGGATGGAGAGATCCCCCAAAATAAATTTGAGGTTTGGAATAACACCCATACAGCAACGCTAGAAGACTATAGAATTAATGAGAAAATGCAACCATTGTATACCCCAGACGCTATCGAGGCGTCTCGTGAAGCTGAGGAGTATAAGTGA
- a CDS encoding colicin E3/pyocin S6 family cytotoxin, with translation MFSKIREGVKAAGHDYHKPPSTDEITGFSDLKRQQPQTPKQGGSGKRNRWIDSKGRRIYEWDSQHGELEGYRASDGQHIGSFDYKTGMQTKPSVPGRNIKKYL, from the coding sequence ATGTTTAGTAAAATAAGAGAGGGTGTCAAAGCCGCAGGACACGATTACCATAAACCGCCTAGTACAGATGAAATTACAGGGTTTTCTGATCTTAAAAGACAACAACCACAAACACCTAAACAAGGTGGGAGTGGTAAAAGAAATCGTTGGATAGACTCTAAAGGCCGAAGAATATATGAATGGGATTCACAGCATGGTGAGCTAGAAGGTTACAGAGCTAGTGATGGGCAACATATTGGTAGTTTTGATTACAAAACTGGAATGCAAACAAAACCCTCGGTGCCAGGACGAAACATTAAGAAATATCTATAA
- a CDS encoding immunity protein, with product MLDIESIYKNESVEDVLLYFALRTPYPTIDRMYTNYKFDVISNGILLRTYLRLIREKKLVEGEKYLAEKGPNWKEPKFVTEKKYGIK from the coding sequence ATGTTAGATATTGAAAGTATTTACAAAAATGAAAGCGTTGAAGATGTGCTATTATATTTTGCCCTACGCACACCATATCCAACTATTGATAGGATGTATACTAATTATAAGTTTGATGTTATTTCAAATGGCATCTTATTAAGGACATATTTACGATTAATACGCGAAAAAAAATTAGTAGAAGGTGAAAAGTATCTCGCCGAAAAAGGCCCTAATTGGAAAGAGCCAAAGTTTGTTACTGAAAAAAAATACGGTATAAAATAA
- the istB gene encoding IS21-like element helper ATPase IstB, whose product MLLHEQIEHLCESLKLNSIPTHWSSLAEQCIAQDKSYGEFLLSLLKCEQQQRDERTRNLLSRMAGFPAHKELNTFDFKFATGIPKQHIQELSALTFIERNENIVLLGPSGVGKTHLAIGLGLKAVQAKKKTRFTTAAELMLQLSTAKRQNKLKQYLSRSVTAPKLLIIDEIGYLPFGREEANLFFNVIAKRYEHGSVILTSNLSFGQWPSAFADDATLTAAMLDRLLHHSHVLQLSGESYRLKDKRRSGAITE is encoded by the coding sequence ATGTTATTGCATGAACAAATTGAACACCTGTGTGAGTCATTGAAATTAAATTCTATTCCGACTCATTGGTCATCACTTGCCGAACAATGCATTGCCCAAGACAAAAGCTACGGAGAGTTTTTACTGTCCCTATTAAAATGTGAGCAACAACAACGAGATGAACGAACTCGTAATCTTTTGAGTCGGATGGCAGGATTCCCAGCACATAAAGAACTTAATACGTTCGATTTTAAGTTTGCAACGGGGATCCCCAAACAACACATACAGGAATTAAGCGCATTAACTTTTATTGAACGTAATGAAAATATCGTGTTGCTTGGCCCAAGCGGTGTAGGCAAAACCCATTTAGCTATTGGGTTAGGATTAAAAGCAGTACAGGCCAAGAAGAAAACCCGTTTTACCACGGCAGCTGAACTGATGTTGCAACTCTCAACTGCCAAACGACAAAATAAGCTCAAACAATATCTATCACGTTCGGTGACGGCACCAAAATTGTTGATTATCGATGAGATTGGATACCTGCCGTTTGGGCGAGAAGAAGCAAACCTGTTTTTCAATGTGATTGCCAAGCGTTATGAGCATGGCAGTGTCATATTGACGAGTAACCTATCATTTGGGCAATGGCCAAGTGCTTTTGCTGATGACGCAACATTAACTGCCGCTATGCTTGATCGTTTACTTCATCATTCGCATGTACTGCAATTAAGCGGTGAAAGCTACCGATTGAAAGATAAGCGGCGCTCAGGAGCAATAACTGAGTAA
- a CDS encoding prepilin peptidase: protein MSALGCPTITHTLFSLIFYAFLALFFYLDAASRCLPRCFTLAFGLIGISFRFLLYQETVLLALLSALSVFGMLWGLRTLTFRQDGHAKFGLGDIYLMAGLGVWLSLTIVLWVIIGAVFLAGFVLLVRRLRYPKRWQQDDDFRYLPFAPFLCSVVAFYALNSDVTLNYWFFL from the coding sequence ATGTCTGCACTCGGTTGTCCCACTATAACGCATACCCTGTTTTCGTTAATATTTTACGCGTTTTTGGCCTTATTTTTCTATCTGGATGCGGCGAGTCGTTGTCTACCTCGCTGTTTCACGCTGGCGTTTGGGTTAATCGGCATCAGCTTTCGTTTTCTGTTATACCAAGAGACTGTATTACTCGCCCTACTGTCGGCGTTAAGTGTTTTTGGTATGCTGTGGGGACTGCGAACCCTTACTTTTCGTCAAGATGGCCACGCAAAGTTTGGCTTGGGTGATATCTACCTGATGGCGGGATTGGGGGTGTGGCTTTCCTTGACTATTGTCCTTTGGGTCATTATAGGCGCCGTCTTTTTGGCAGGGTTTGTTTTACTGGTTAGAAGATTAAGGTATCCAAAACGGTGGCAGCAGGATGACGACTTTCGCTACCTTCCCTTTGCTCCGTTTTTGTGTTCAGTGGTCGCGTTTTATGCGCTAAATAGCGATGTTACTTTAAATTACTGGTTCTTCCTGTAA
- the istA gene encoding IS21 family transposase, whose translation MLTKEIFVDIHVRFAQGQSLRKIASELGISRNTVKHHLQQQTMPTYAKRSQPPTKLAPFKTYLLQRIELAKPDWIPATVLFDEIVESGYQGGIAQLRRFVCQFKPNIIPEAVVRFETQPGQQMQIDFTSIRRGKKSLKAFVATLGYSRASYVKFFDNERAESWQQGLREAFDYFGGVPQEVLCDNAKSLIIERDAYAEGEHKLHVEMLQMSKDYGFKLKACKPYRAKTKGKVERFNHYLKNSFIVPLNTNLRAHNLELDIEIANAKVGPWLQRVAHQRIHGTTLEKPADRLAKEVKYLLPLPARVCQSIPQTNTLNIRIVPPLESVSLQHSISVYEALLGGEHVIA comes from the coding sequence ATGTTAACCAAGGAGATATTTGTGGATATTCATGTTCGCTTTGCTCAAGGACAAAGCCTTCGAAAAATTGCCAGTGAATTGGGCATTTCGCGTAACACCGTAAAACATCATTTACAACAACAGACAATGCCAACTTACGCTAAAAGAAGTCAACCACCGACTAAATTAGCACCGTTTAAAACTTACTTGCTTCAGCGAATTGAACTGGCTAAACCTGATTGGATCCCTGCAACAGTCTTATTTGATGAGATAGTTGAAAGCGGCTATCAAGGTGGTATTGCTCAATTACGCCGATTTGTTTGTCAATTTAAACCAAACATTATTCCTGAAGCTGTCGTCCGTTTTGAAACACAGCCAGGTCAACAAATGCAAATAGACTTCACCAGCATACGGCGAGGTAAAAAATCTCTGAAAGCGTTTGTTGCAACGCTAGGCTATTCGCGTGCGAGTTATGTAAAGTTCTTTGATAATGAACGAGCAGAATCGTGGCAACAAGGTTTACGAGAAGCTTTCGACTACTTTGGTGGTGTACCACAGGAAGTATTGTGTGATAACGCAAAATCCCTCATCATCGAACGGGATGCTTATGCAGAAGGTGAACATAAATTACATGTTGAAATGCTTCAAATGTCGAAAGATTACGGCTTTAAATTGAAGGCTTGCAAACCCTACAGGGCAAAAACGAAAGGGAAAGTAGAGCGCTTTAACCACTATTTAAAAAACAGCTTTATCGTGCCATTAAATACCAACCTTCGTGCTCATAATCTTGAACTGGATATTGAGATAGCTAATGCAAAAGTAGGTCCATGGTTACAACGCGTTGCCCATCAGCGGATTCATGGAACAACGTTAGAGAAGCCAGCAGACAGACTAGCTAAGGAGGTTAAGTATCTTCTACCCTTACCAGCAAGGGTTTGCCAATCTATCCCGCAGACTAATACGCTTAATATCCGTATCGTACCGCCCCTTGAATCTGTCAGTTTGCAGCACTCAATCAGCGTATACGAAGCATTGCTGGGAGGTGAACATGTTATTGCATGA
- a CDS encoding colicin E3-like toxin immunity protein, whose translation MGLKLRLSWFEKIGDNIIGKEYSTDLGEDGAVIELLGLPIKGTVNNGEFRIKPEWVDILQPYFKHKIKYDYYDYFVSFDYADDWPDNN comes from the coding sequence ATGGGATTAAAGTTACGTTTATCATGGTTTGAAAAAATTGGCGATAATATTATAGGGAAAGAATACTCAACTGATTTAGGAGAAGATGGAGCTGTTATTGAACTATTAGGGCTACCAATCAAAGGCACAGTAAATAATGGCGAATTTCGTATCAAACCAGAATGGGTTGATATTCTTCAGCCATATTTCAAACATAAAATAAAATACGACTATTATGACTATTTTGTTTCTTTCGATTACGCTGATGACTGGCCAGATAATAATTAA
- a CDS encoding type II secretion system F family protein → MAENIPPWSIYRAIHGVYFLLNIAALLKVNIPVIQAVSMLAETASPWLERRIQETINRMRQGDHLGLALKNTDYNFPSRDCVNQMLLLTEGVGAEDNLEHYAKRWLVQTIAQVKKIALLLTAFCFLMVFGFMALMVFASNDLSTLVNQMH, encoded by the coding sequence GTGGCCGAGAACATTCCCCCCTGGTCAATTTACCGCGCAATTCATGGGGTTTACTTTTTGCTGAACATCGCCGCGCTGTTAAAGGTGAATATTCCGGTGATACAAGCGGTCAGTATGCTCGCTGAAACCGCAAGTCCCTGGCTGGAAAGACGCATTCAGGAAACCATTAATCGAATGCGCCAAGGTGACCACCTTGGACTAGCATTAAAAAACACCGACTATAACTTCCCCTCTCGTGACTGTGTTAACCAGATGCTGCTACTGACCGAAGGCGTGGGTGCTGAGGATAACCTTGAGCATTATGCGAAAAGGTGGCTTGTTCAGACGATAGCGCAAGTGAAGAAAATCGCCCTTTTGCTCACCGCCTTCTGTTTTTTAATGGTGTTTGGGTTTATGGCGCTGATGGTTTTTGCCAGCAATGACCTGAGCACGCTGGTTAACCAGATGCATTAA
- a CDS encoding type 4 pilus major pilin encodes MNNKRNIHRGFVTLEILGGLAVLAVIIVLAVGAVSKMFNKSTLNDEIANVQSLATQTRGMLKTKGEYAFTSGVKMTGTLIQFGGVPSGMTINGEKSKGDAKMTNGWGGEVIVAPEKVQGSQNNKGFSITYKNVPQEACSVMATKLSSSTLLNEVSISGSNNVGVVTAEKAATQCKPDNGSNGVNTLIFKSNN; translated from the coding sequence ATGAACAATAAAAGAAATATTCATCGCGGCTTTGTGACGTTGGAGATTTTAGGTGGACTGGCGGTACTCGCGGTGATTATTGTCCTTGCAGTTGGCGCGGTATCCAAGATGTTTAACAAAAGCACGTTGAATGACGAAATTGCCAATGTGCAGTCATTAGCGACCCAAACGCGCGGGATGTTAAAAACCAAAGGGGAGTATGCCTTTACCAGTGGGGTTAAAATGACAGGAACATTGATTCAGTTTGGTGGCGTCCCTTCTGGGATGACGATAAACGGGGAGAAATCAAAAGGGGATGCCAAAATGACGAACGGCTGGGGCGGTGAGGTGATTGTTGCGCCTGAAAAGGTGCAAGGTTCACAGAACAATAAAGGATTCTCCATCACCTACAAGAATGTGCCACAAGAAGCGTGTAGCGTGATGGCAACAAAACTCAGTAGCAGCACACTGTTAAACGAGGTCTCTATCTCTGGCAGCAACAATGTTGGCGTGGTGACCGCAGAGAAAGCCGCCACCCAGTGCAAACCCGATAATGGCTCAAACGGCGTCAATACCCTCATTTTTAAATCGAATAATTAA
- a CDS encoding colicin E3-like toxin immunity protein, protein MGLKLNLSWFDKSTKEFVGEKYSEDLGENGSIIELLGLTIKDNINNGVFDVQNQWVRFLQPYFTELIEIKKYNYFISFDYADEWPDNNKQT, encoded by the coding sequence ATGGGATTAAAATTAAATTTATCATGGTTTGATAAATCAACAAAAGAGTTCGTTGGTGAAAAATACTCCGAAGATTTAGGGGAGAATGGTTCTATTATTGAATTACTAGGTCTAACAATAAAAGATAATATTAATAATGGAGTGTTTGATGTTCAAAATCAATGGGTTAGGTTTCTACAACCCTATTTTACTGAACTTATTGAAATAAAAAAATATAATTATTTTATTTCTTTCGATTACGCTGATGAATGGCCAGATAATAATAAACAAACGTAG
- a CDS encoding lytic transglycosylase domain-containing protein, with translation MTFWLAICLSRTAQAFCFNEAGALYQIDPKLLKVIAQQESSLSAKAVNHNRDKQGRVLSVDYGLMQVNSVHIPKLKKLGIITDYQDLLSKPCLNVKIGAWILAQHLQRCGVNWNCLGSYNAGFHPRSQHKRLRYAKLIYQRYVQH, from the coding sequence ATGACCTTTTGGCTTGCAATATGTTTAAGCAGGACGGCACAGGCATTTTGTTTTAATGAAGCAGGCGCGTTATATCAAATTGACCCAAAACTGCTCAAGGTGATTGCCCAGCAGGAAAGCAGTCTGTCTGCGAAAGCTGTCAATCACAATCGCGACAAGCAGGGACGTGTATTGAGCGTGGATTACGGGCTAATGCAGGTGAATTCGGTGCATATCCCAAAGCTTAAAAAGCTGGGCATCATCACAGACTATCAGGATTTGCTCAGCAAACCTTGTCTTAACGTGAAAATTGGCGCGTGGATACTGGCACAACATCTTCAACGATGTGGGGTTAACTGGAACTGTCTTGGCTCATACAATGCCGGCTTTCACCCACGAAGCCAACACAAACGTCTACGCTATGCCAAATTGATTTACCAAAGGTATGTTCAGCACTGA
- a CDS encoding type II secretion system F family protein: MFSSLPFTGIQPHLKTMLRRIYQKTFTAKDRIAFYDQLAFLLDNNKSLQQAFLDMRSVVTDFGRKHHPFAVLLTDCLSALDEGQGAFELVLLDWLPVSEATLINSGMLSGNLSAALRRAGEIVAGKKRMVTALLGALTYPLFLLGLIGLMMNMVCEKFIPKLAGLVPREKWTGALNYLALLSEFVVDFKWLLLMGGTCGAMACCLVNGELG; encoded by the coding sequence ATGTTTTCTTCTTTACCTTTTACAGGCATCCAACCTCACCTCAAAACGATGCTTCGCAGGATTTACCAAAAAACCTTCACAGCCAAAGACCGTATCGCTTTTTATGACCAGCTGGCGTTTTTGCTGGATAACAACAAATCGTTGCAGCAAGCCTTTCTTGATATGCGAAGCGTGGTCACCGATTTTGGTCGCAAGCATCATCCCTTTGCAGTGCTGTTGACCGATTGCCTATCGGCGCTGGATGAGGGGCAGGGGGCATTTGAACTGGTGTTACTGGATTGGCTACCTGTTTCGGAGGCGACCTTGATTAACTCGGGCATGTTATCGGGCAACCTGTCTGCGGCGTTGCGGCGTGCGGGTGAGATAGTCGCGGGGAAAAAAAGGATGGTTACCGCCTTGCTTGGCGCGTTAACCTATCCGCTTTTTTTGCTGGGGCTAATTGGGCTGATGATGAACATGGTCTGTGAAAAGTTCATCCCGAAGCTGGCCGGTCTCGTACCCAGAGAAAAGTGGACAGGTGCGTTAAATTATTTAGCACTGCTTTCTGAGTTTGTCGTGGATTTTAAGTGGCTGCTGCTTATGGGGGGGACTTGCGGTGCTATGGCTTGTTGTCTGGTCAATGGGGAATTGGGTTAA